The following proteins are encoded in a genomic region of Dioscorea cayenensis subsp. rotundata cultivar TDr96_F1 chromosome 8, TDr96_F1_v2_PseudoChromosome.rev07_lg8_w22 25.fasta, whole genome shotgun sequence:
- the LOC120267869 gene encoding uncharacterized protein LOC120267869 → MDGASQIALPVLGILAAAALTFYAVSFAELREKSFRDLDDESKEEEDGGGFQSSASSRERRAWRKAKKNARK, encoded by the exons ATGGATGGAGCTAGTCAGATTGCTCTACCAGTGCTGGGAATTCTTGCAGCAGCTGCCCTTACTTTCTATGCAGTCAGCTTTGCAGAACTCAGAGAG AAATCTTTTAGAGATTTGGATGATgaatcaaaggaagaagaagatggagggGGGTTCCAGTCTTCTGCAAGTTCAAGGGAAAGAAGGGCCTGGAGGAAAGCTAAAAAGAATGCAAGGAAGtga
- the LOC120266633 gene encoding uncharacterized protein LOC120266633 produces the protein MSSRGRRKMHMPRVQPLTPLMEGPYLNSESEDDQWKKKKKKKNKKKEMSWVTFRSLVGIRKDKDLLPMRLNLKLMLGVLACPLAPIPLPLQPSYYHFSIKDSPTESTCARYIVHQYLAATGWMRKREKKMKSLYVSGKVKMVGCESVCTMGRNGKMVVEDERNGGSESGCFVLWKMSTAMWLVEMVVEGCKVVAGSDGKVIWRHLPWSGTHLARGPLRPLRRIVQGLDPNTTASMFAKAQCVGEKIVGNDDCFVLKVCTDREAIEERNEASAEVIRHVLYGYFSQKSGLLIYIEDSHLTRVQSPAMETVYWETTFGSSIEDYREVDGVFIAHRGTSTATVFRFGEARDIHSRTKMEETWRIDDVVFDVPGLSCDCFIPPTDVLN, from the exons ATGAGCTCAAGAGGGAGAAGGAAAATGCATATGCCTAGAGTGCAACCTCTCACTCCATTAATGGAAGGTCCATATCTAAACTCAGAGTCTGAAGATgatcaatggaagaagaagaagaaaaagaagaacaagaagaaggagatgtcATGGGTTACATTCAGATCATTGGTTGGTATAAGAAAGGATAAAGACTTGTTGCCAATGAGATTGAATCTAAAGCTCATGCTTGGTGTACTTGCTTGTCCACTAGCTCCAATCCCATTACCTCTTCAACCAAGTTACTACCATTTCTCTATCAAAGACAGTCCAACT GAGAGTACATGTGCTAGATATATAGTGCACCAATACTTAGCTGCCACAGGATGgatgagaaaaagagagaagaagatgaagagtttGTATGTGAGTGGGAAAGTGAAGATGGTGGGGTGTGAGAGTGTGTGCACAATGGGAAGGAATGGGAAGATGGTGGTGGAAGATGAGAGAAATGGAGGTAGTGAGAGTGGGTGTTTTGTGTTGTGGAAAATGTCGACGGCGATGTGGTTGGTGGAGATGGTGGTGGAAGGGTGCAAAGTGGTTGCCGGAAGCGATGGTAAAGTCATATGGCGACACCTCCCGTGGTCGGGAACTCACCTCGCTCGAGGTCCCCTTCGCCCTCTTAGACGTATTGTTCAG GGTTTGGACCCGAATACGACGGCGAGTATGTTTGCTAAAGCGCAATGCGTGGGAGAGAAGATTGTCGGAAATGATGATTGTTTTGTGCTTAAAGTTTGTACTGATAGAGAAGCTATTGAAGAGAGGAATGAGGCATCTGCAGAGGTTATTAGGCATGTTCTTTATGGATATTTCAGCCAGAAGAGTGGTTTGCTTATCTACATTGAGGATTCACATCTAACAAGAGTTCAATCTCCGGCAATGGAGACCGTATATTGGGAGACGACGTTTGGGAGTAGCATTGAGGATTATAGAGAGGTTGATGGAGTGTTTATTGCTCACCGGGGGACGTCGACGGCGACGGTGTTTCGCTTTGGTGAAGCTAGAGATATTCATAGCAGGACCAAGATGGAGGAGACATGGAGGATAGATGATGTGGTTTTTGATGTTCCTGGCCTTTCTTGTGATTGTTTCATCCCTCCAACTGATGTTTTGAATTAG
- the LOC120266699 gene encoding organic cation/carnitine transporter 2-like, with protein sequence MDDPHPSPSPLLHSISPPSQQQEQDPEPLLLSLDDAIEHYISKARFPLVQVLIVSCAWFFDAQQCFINVFTDQLSPWHCIHPNDTLCAAASLPCSLPETSWSWDNPKHASMISEWNLQCSSSFIQGLPSSAYFAGCVFGGFILSTLADSLLGRKNMLLLSFLTMSISGIISAASPNVWIYAALRFIAGFGRSSIPGSALILATEMVSKRWRGKVSAIGFILFSMGFLSLPVVAYFTRGSSWRNLYILISFPSLCYIILLYFLVQESPRWLFVRGHTKEAIQVLKKNIGSAQDETLENSNLTNLDFVAKETCNMGTFSSLKMIWERKWAFWRMLSLAIIGFGCGVAYYGMPLGVGTLGVNLYLSISFNALIEIPAGLVIFFLIGKMKRKTLVVVFCMVSAVCSVSCVFLKMRSVRTAMEVVAFFATVNAFNVVLIYCMELFPTSVRNTAMSFTRQAIALGCCAAPVMAVAGREKEFWSYGLFGFIIGGCGLFSLCLPETRGKKICDTIEEQEFVERELLSS encoded by the coding sequence ATGGACGATCCTCATCCTTcaccttctcctcttcttcactCCATCTCACCTCCATCACAGCAGCAAGAACAAGATCCTGAACCTCTATTATTATCTCTTGATGATGCCATTGAACACTATATTAGCAAAGCAAGATTTCCACTGGTTCAAGTCCTCATAGTCTCATGTGCATGGTTCTTTGATGCTCAACAATGCTTCATCAATGTCTTCACCGACCAACTATCTCCATGGCACTGTATTCACCCCAATGACACATTGTGCGCCGCTGCGTCCCTCCCGTGCTCCTTGCCGGAGACTTCTTGGTCATGGGACAACCCTAAGCATGCTTCCATGATATCAGAGTGGAATCTCCAATGTTCAAGCAGTTTTATTCAAGGCCTCCCTTCTTCTGCCTACTTCGCCGGCTGTGTTTTCGGAGGCTTCATCCTCTCCACACTGGCTGATTCCCTTCTCGGTCGTAAGAACATGCTTCTTCTCTCCTTCCTTACCATGTCTATCTCCGGCATCATTTCAGCTGCCTCGCCGAATGTTTGGATATATGCTGCATTAAGATTTATTGCCGGCTTCGGTCGGTCTTCCATACCTGGTAGCGCTCTTATTTTAGCTACCGAGATGGTCAGTAAGAGGTGGCGTGGAAAGGTCAGTGCTATAGGCTTCATCTTATTCTCCATGGGCTTTTTATCTTTGCCAGTGGTGGCTTATTTTACAAGAGGGAGTTCTTGGAGGAACTTATATATCTTGATATCATTTCCTTCTTTGTGCTACatcattttattgtattttcttgtTCAAGAGTCTCCTAGATGGCTTTTTGTACGTGGGCACACTAAAGAAGCCATCCAAGTACTTAAAAAGAATATTGGATCAGCTCAAGATGAAACCTTAGAAAATTCAAACTTAACTAATCTTGACTTTGTAGCAAAGGAGACATGCAACATGGGGACTTTCTCAAGTTTGAAGATGATATGGGAGAGGAAATGGGCATTTTGGAGGATGTTATCTTTAGCGATCATAGGGTTTGGATGTGGAGTGGCTTACTATGGGATGCCATTAGGAGTTGGGACATTAGGGGTCAATCTATACCTAAGCATCAGCTTCAATGCATTAATTGAGATCCCTGCAGGGTTGGtcatcttctttcttattggaaaaatgaagaggaaaaCATTAGTGGTTGTGTTTTGTATGGTGAGTGCTGTATGTAGtgtttcatgtgtttttcttaAGATGAGGAGTGTTAGGACTGCAATGGAGGTGGTGGCCTTCTTTGCAACAGTGAATGCCTTCAACGTGGTGTTAATTTACTGCATGGAGTTGTTTCCAACTTCTGTGAGGAACACAGCCATGTCCTTCACAAGGCAGGCCATAGCACTTGGGTGTTGTGCTGCTCCGGTGATGGCGGTGGCAGGTAGAGAGAAAGAGTTTTGGTCTTATGGACTGTTTGGATTTATCATTGGAGGGTGTGGGTTATTTTCTCTTTGCTTGCCGGAGACCAGAGGAAAAAAGATTTGTGATACCATAGAGGAACAAGAGTTTGTTGAGCGAGAACTTTTATCTAGTTAA